The Methanothermobacter tenebrarum genome has a window encoding:
- a CDS encoding circadian clock KaiB family protein: protein MDEVILRLYVTQKNPHAKAAIQTLNQLHDRVNIKLEIVDVSENPDLARENHLIAIPTLERIKPEPRRRLIGDLSDTKALLKIGCQL from the coding sequence TTGGATGAGGTAATCCTAAGATTATATGTGACTCAAAAAAATCCTCATGCAAAGGCAGCTATCCAAACCCTCAATCAACTCCATGATAGAGTGAATATTAAACTTGAGATTGTGGATGTTAGTGAAAATCCGGATTTGGCCCGTGAGAATCATCTTATCGCCATACCCACCCTTGAAAGGATAAAACCCGAGCCTAGAAGGAGGCTTATAGGTGATCTTTCCGATACTAAGGCGCTCTTAAAAATAGGGTGTCAACTTTGA